TGTGAAAAGATCTCCTGTCCACGGATCAAAGAATCTCCGGCAGCCATGGAATGCAAGATGCTGAAATGGGTTGACGTCGGAGAAAATCATCCCGGTTCATCTGTGCTGATTTTAGGAGAAATCCTGCTCTTTCATCTGGATGATGGTATCATGGATGGAGACAGGATAAACTTAAGTAAACTGGATCCCCTGGGTCGGTTAAACAACAACTTTTACACACGTTTATCGGAAATCTTTGAATTATGAGTGCGACCCGTATTCTCGTTCCCGAGGCATATCACGCCTATCTTGGCATCCCCTATGATGAAGAAATTGTCCCCTTCCCCAATTTTGGTACGGTTCTGATTCAGCACCGACGCTATCTGCCGGATAAACCGGTATTTGTCTGGAAGAATGTTTCACCTTTTACATTTAAAGAGTGGAGTTCCGGTGTCAGGTTGCTGTCGGATGCGTTAAAACAGGCAGGACTGAATGTTTCATCAAGGGTCTGCCTAAAACCGGATCTGTCTCCGGAAACGCTTTTTCTCTTTCATGCCCTGCTGGACGGGGGTATTCCGGCATTTTTTGCCGCCGATTCCGAATCCGGTTCCACCTTACCCCTCCCGGGAGATGTGATTCTGCCTGAAGAATATGTCCTGAAAGGTCCTGGAGATATTTCCGGATCCATTTATTCGGTTGTTGATTCCCTGCTCCACACCCGGCCTGAAGCAGAAGATCCCTTTGATGTACCCTATATTTCCCTGGATCATCCCGCCCTCTTTTTATCTGTTGAAGAGATTTGGTATGAGTTTACACAGTATAATCTCCTCTCTGCGGCACAATCTGTGGGTAAGGAACTCTCCCTTTTCAGGGAAGGGGAGACCCTTTTTACGAAACAAATCTCAGATTCGGTGGATTGGCTGTTTGCCGCTCTCACATCCTTTTATTACGGGTCGACGACACGTTTCGATACCGGTGTGGACGCTCAAAAAGCTGAAAGTCTCCTCAAGGAGAAAAAAATACAGGTTCTGATCCCTGATATTTCCAAAACCGGTGTTTTCTCATTGGATCTGGCAACAGATGATGTCCTCCGGGATACGGTTATTCTTTACAGAGAGTCCCGGACCGGAAAAATACCGAAAACCCTCCCTTATCCCTGGCGCTATTTCTGGACGGCTCCGGTTTTCGCAGGAAACGGTTTTTTTGTTTCCGGGAGAACAGGAAAATGTTGCAAGGGTATGGATTTTATGGTATCGGACTCATCTGACAGGGGGCAACTTTTGCTGCTGGGACATTCTCTTCCTCATGCCGTCTGGATGGAAAAAACTGATCAATTGGAAGCCGTATTGAAAAAACACCTGGAGACACCTTTCCGTGTTCGTTGTGAAGACCCGCAACGCCGGACTTTCATTGTCCTTGATGATCAATAAAATAAAAGGTATTTTACTTGAAAAATAGCGGGATTAGTCATGGATATTGCAACACTTTTCGGTTTACTTATCGGACTTGGACTTATTGCCTTCGGCATGATGGATGAATCATTCAGCATTCCCCACACCTTTCTGAATTGGAATGCCATGGCAGTTGTGCTGGGTGGCACCCTGGCTGCCACAATGATCAATTATCCCTTCAGACAATTTCTTGGCCTGTTGAAAGTGACGGGCAAAGCGTTTGCCAGTCACCAGCAGGAAAGCCTGAAAACGATTCATCAGCTCGTGAATTACAGCCGGTTGATACGAGAAAAGGGACTGCTTTCCCTGGAAGACCAGCTGCCGGAGATGAAGAATCGTTTTATGCAAACAGGTATTGAAATGGCCTTGATCGAAAAAGACAGTGAAAAACTGGAGCGTTTTTTAAGAAGCGAACTGACGAATATGGTTATCCGGCACCGGAATGGCCAGGAGATGTTTTACAATATGGGGTCCTATGCCCCTGCTTTCGGACTGTTGGGAACTGTGATGGGACTTATCCTGATGATGACTCAACAGAGCCGGGTTACCGGTGTAATGACCTTTGCCCAGGATACACAGGTGATGATGACATCCCTCCTGAGTGGTATGGGAAGGGCCTTGGTCACCACATTTTATGGAGTTCTTCTGGCGAATCTTGTCTTTATCCCGATCGGCGGAAAACTGAAAACCCGATCCGATGAAGAAGTTTTTATCAACGAAATCATATTGACAGGCATCTTAAGCCTCCATGCCCGGGAACATCCCCTGATTATGGAAGAGAAACTGTTGACCTTTATTCCCAAAGCGGAAAAGGATGCGCTGAAACATCAAAACGGATGACCGTATGGGCCATATTACATTCGACAGAGACGGTTGGAAACTCATATATGCCTCCCTGCTTACAGGAGTCCTGGCCTTTTTCCTCCTCTTTGTCAGCCGGGCGACCCATGAAGCGACTT
This window of the Candidatus Neomarinimicrobiota bacterium genome carries:
- a CDS encoding motility protein A, with protein sequence MDIATLFGLLIGLGLIAFGMMDESFSIPHTFLNWNAMAVVLGGTLAATMINYPFRQFLGLLKVTGKAFASHQQESLKTIHQLVNYSRLIREKGLLSLEDQLPEMKNRFMQTGIEMALIEKDSEKLERFLRSELTNMVIRHRNGQEMFYNMGSYAPAFGLLGTVMGLILMMTQQSRVTGVMTFAQDTQVMMTSLLSGMGRALVTTFYGVLLANLVFIPIGGKLKTRSDEEVFINEIILTGILSLHAREHPLIMEEKLLTFIPKAEKDALKHQNG